Proteins encoded in a region of the Manduca sexta isolate Smith_Timp_Sample1 chromosome 9, JHU_Msex_v1.0, whole genome shotgun sequence genome:
- the LOC115455667 gene encoding squamous cell carcinoma antigen recognized by T-cells 3 produces the protein MAIVEDEVRNESEEENEIEVVVEEDDGDQDSDDSDDDDDEEVLERKVAELDRRIAEDPYNYDDHIELIQALWSLSELDRWREAFERLQQMSALKAEHWRLRLQTEETLAHSQNSRDRMAELFQQAMLDCYCIRILSDWCSWALSSGDAVSAREQIDEVLRRAGADPLSGKIFWDAKLELEKAQLATMSEDDSEYKTQQERVLWCLEETVSRPLLRADEAWHHFEQLASEQREQEYVDKVKKQHEAAMDYLQKITPYEDKLLTLDNPDEKFKVYQDYIETLKELANDDKYAECDNHGILKVVYDRATSECLSCAGAGELLLQYARAVHAASSRASYWRVLQAAARRKPAVHTFWTLQMHQAEHEERDFEEVKSIFETALSKGMESYKQAESLWMSYLEYIRRRTSFDNEADVERLRRTFRLAWDALAAAWGEEANDCEVPLYWARLEYKFMNDPKQGREIFEELFKYGENKTMCKYWEALIQLEMARCGGGNASGGGGSENKLRALLRRALRSVRDYPPALARLWTDYERDCGALHTARECYEACELKLKEWRESYQAMKDKMIGNKQKGKQIDNKKAKFDNKKNKNDGKQKKGKRKSDGGDESGAVKKKKDTMEVDEEKGDGKNGVKRSHEEDNEEETESKRQRRDESTETLPAGREACTLFVSNLDFKVNEDNLNKKLSEFGDIVSLRLKSGVKAFGGSICYCQYKTPESVDAALKHDRSPLDGRPMFLSRYAASKAKPTFKYPTTAEKNKLFVRNLPYSHCNKDALKKIFDVNGHLKDIRVVTFKDGKPKGLAYIEYDDEKSAAEALSKTDGLSVADKNIQVALSAPPPRDPGPPGHETSLGQGKRDAAGGRRTQLSSFIPSVLQKASTSKAANGNHSNGDNKRPLSNSDFRSMLLKK, from the exons ATGGCTATCGTAGAGGACGAGGTTCGGAACGAGTCTGAAGAAGAGAATGAGATAGAAGTTGTCGTCGAAGAGGACGATGGCGACCAAGATTCCGACGATTCTGAT gatgatgatgatgaagaggTGTTGGAAAGGAAAGTGGCGGAGTTAGATCGGCGCATCGCCGAGGACCCATACAATTATGATGACCATATTGAGCTGATCCAAGCTTTGTG GAGTCTCTCGGAGCTGGACCGCTGGCGCGAAGCGTTCGAGCGTCTGCAGCAGATGTCTGCGCTGAAGGCGGAGCACTGGCGTCTGCGGCTGCAGACCGAGGAGACGCTGGCACATTCGCAGAACTCGCGCGACCGCATGGCCGAGTTGTTCCAGCAGGCGATGCTCGACTGTTATT GCATCCGAATCCTGAGCGACTGGTGTTCCTGGGCGTTGAGTTCGGGCGACGCCGTGTCCGCGCGGGAGCAGATCGACGAGGTGCTCCGCCGCGCCGGCGCAGACCCGCTCTCCGGGAAGATATTCTGGGATGCCAAGCTTGAGCTGGAGAAGGCGCAGCTGGCTACCATGAG CGAGGACGACTCAGAGTACAAGACACAGCAGGAGCGAGTGCTGTGGTGCCTCGAGGAGACGGTGTCGCGGCCGCTGCTGCGCGCCGACGAGGCCTGGCACCACTTCGAGCAGCTGGCCAGCGAGCAGAGGGAGCAGGAGTATGTCGATAAG GTGAAAAAACAACATGAAGCAGCTATGgattatttacagaaaataacgCCGTATGAGGACAAATTACTTACTTTGGA taacCCAGATGAGAAATTCAAAGTGTACCAGGACTACATAGAGACGTTGAAGGAGTTGGCAAACGATGATAAGTATGCCGAGTGTGATAATCATGGGATTTTGAAG GTGGTGTACGACCGCGCGACGTCGGAGTGCTTGTCGTGCGCAGGCGCAGGCGAGCTGCTGTTGCAGTATGCACGCGCGGTGCACGCGGCGTCCTCGCGCGCCTCGTACTGGCGCGTGCTGCAAGCCGCCGCACGACGCAAGCCCGCCGTGCATACATTCTGGACCTTGCAGATGCACCAGGCTGAACATGAGGAAAGGGACTTTGAGGAG GTAAAATCAATCTTCGAAACTGCACTATCGAAAGGCATGGAGTCGTACAAGCAAGCGGAATCTCTCTGGATGAGTTACCTGGAGTACATCCGGCGACGCACCAGCTTCGACAACGAGGCGGATGTGGAGCGACTCCGGCGCACCTTCCGGCTGGCGTGGGACGCGCTCGCGGCG GCGTGGGGCGAGGAAGCGAATGACTGTGAGGTGCCTTTGTACTGGGCGCGACTGGAATACAAGTTCATGAACGATCCCAAACAGGGCAGGGAGATATTCGAGGAGCTCTTTA agtACGGAGAGAACAAGACCATGTGCAAGTACTGGGAGGCGCTGATCCAGCTGGAGATGGCGCGCTGTGGCGGTGGCAATGCTAGTGGTGGCGGCGGCAGTGAGAACAAGCTGCGCGCGCTGCTGCGGCGGGCGCTGCGCTCGGTGCGCGACTACCCGCCCGCGCTCGCGCGCCTCTGGACCGACTACGAGCGCGACTGCGGCGCGCTGCACACCGCCAGGGAGTGCTACGAGGCGTGCGAG CTCAAATTAAAAGAATGGCGCGAAAGCTATCAAGCGATGAAGGACAAGATGATTGGCAACAAACAGAAGGGCAAACAGATTGACAACAAAAAGGCGAAGTTTGACAATAAAAAGAACAAGAATGACGGCAAACAGAAGAAAGGGAAACGGAAGTCGGACGGTGGTGACGAATCTGGCGCcgttaaaaaaaagaaagacaCCATGGAGGTCGACGAGGAGAAAGGTGATGGCAAAAATGGAGTCAAACGGTCACATGAGGAAGATAATGAAGAAG AGACAGAAAGCAAACGCCAGAGGCGGGACGAATCGACTGAAACGCTGCCCGCTGGAAGGGAAGCGTGTACTTTATTTGTTAGCAATCTCGATTTTAA AGTAAATGAAGATAACTTAAACAAGAAACTGTCTGAATTCGGCGACATCGTGTCGCTGCGACTGAAGTCCGGCGTCAAAGCGTTCGGCGGATCGATATGTTACTGCCAATACAAGACTCCA GAATCAGTAGACGCCGCGCTGAAACACGACCGCAGCCCTCTCGACGGGCGGCCGATGTTCCTCTCACGGTACGCAGCATCCAAAGCCAAGCCGACGTTCAAGTACCCCACCACGGCGGAGAAGAACAAGCTGTTTGTGCGCAACCTGCCATACTCACACTGCAACAAGGACGCGTTGAAGAAAATATTCGACGTGAACGGACATCTGAAGGACATACGGGTGGTCACTTTCAA agaCGGCAAACCAAAAGGCCTGGCGTACATAGAATACGACGACGAAAAGTCAGCGGCAGAGGCGTTGTCGAAAACCGACGGACTCTCCGTCGCCGACAAGAACATACAGGTGGCGCtcagcgcgccgccgccgcgggaCCCCGGACCCCCCGGACACGAGACCAGCCTCGGGCAAGGGAAACGGGACGCGGCCGGAGG gagAAGGACGCAACTAAGTAGTTTTATACCGAGCGTTCTACAGAAAGCGTCGACGAGTAAAGCTGCCAACGGTAACCATAGCAACGGCGACAACAAGCGGCCGCTCAGCAATAGCGACTTCCGCTCGATGCTGCTCAAGAAATAA